The DNA window GTAAATGATGTAGCCGGAAAGGATTTCGTGAAAGATCCGGGATTACACAGAACAATGCTTGGAGACGGACTTGCTTGTATGGTTGCAGGCACATTAGGCGGCCCTCCCGTAACAACTTATTCAGAAGTAATTGGTGCAATGTCTCTTACTAAAATAACAAGCCCTTCGGTTATACGAATTGCAGCAGTTACTGGTATTGTTTTCTCCATGGTTGGAAAGATCAGCGCTTTATTGAAAACAATTCCGAATGCTGTATTAGGTGGAATAATGATGCTTTTGTTTGGTATGATTGCTTCTGTAGGTATTAACAACCTCATTCAATCCAGAACAAACTTAAGCGATCCACGTAACATTATTATAGTATCTTTGATATTAACCTTTGGCATAGGTGGAGCCGTATTCCAATTTGGAGATTTTTCAATGACAGGCATTGGATTGGCAGCCGTACTAGGAGTAATACTAAACCTTATACTTCCTAAAGAAAGAAAACAAGCATCAGCAGAATAACCTTTCCTAAGGAAATAATCGTATCTTTGTAGCCCGCAATTATGTGGGCTACATTTTTTTAATATAAAACTTAACTATCTGAAAATGAACGAAGAGATACAGAAAGCAATAACCGAAGGCATCGCTTTTAAAAAAGGCAAAGATTCTTCATCAGGAAAAAAAGAGGAACCAAGAGTCAAAACTAAAGCCAAAAAAACAACATATATAAAAGGAACTCATGGCTCTGGTTCAGCAAAGATGAAAGCTGAGTACAGAAGGAAAAGAGCTACAAGACACAAGAATTAATCGAGGCAAGTGTTGCATATCTAAAATATTACATTACCTTTGCACCCGCAAACACGGAAGTAGCTCAGTTGGTAGAGCACCGGTCTCCAAAACCGGGTGTCGGGAGTTCGAGCCTCTCCTTCCGTGCTTTTAAGCATAAAGAGTTATTTCAATATAACCATTAATCCTTTAGGGCCATGCGCCCCAATCACCAAAGCTTGTTCTATATCTGCCGTTTTTGAAGGACCGGAAATAAATACACCGAAGCCATATTGTCCTATTTCCATTTGCCGGTAAGCTTCATGCATGTTATTCACTAGTTTATTTTTATCTAGCACAATAATCAGCTTCTCGGAAATAAAGTAAAGTGCTTTATGCTTCACATTCTGATCCATCCACACCGCTCCGTTTTCAGCCACGCCAAACACACCTTCCACAATGGCAAGATCTGTTCCGTTCAGCTCCGTGGAATTCTCCAGTTCATCGGGATTAAACGTGTTGCAGGTAATATATGAAAGAGTAGAACCAATCCTCTTCGCTTCAGGATTAAGTCTCATAATCATTTCATTTAGATTTTCGCCTTCTTTTAAAATCAGAAACTCTCCCCCTACAAACTGCAACATTTCACAGAATTTAGCCTGCTTGTCTGGATAAGTAATCGCATCAACAGACAATTCCGGTTTTTCATATTTTGTTTGAGTATGTTTACGAATACTTTCCAATATCAACTCTTTACTATTCATAATTATCTTTTTCTTTGCGTTATTTTACTTTATTCTTTTTCCACATCTCATTGAAAGACTCTTTTGCAAACTCAGGAAGCTCACGTCCTTTTCCCCATTCGTTCAAAAAGTTATATTTAATGAAACGAGGCAATACATTCACTACAGGAGACATCCAAAGTGCTGAATTAAATAGTATGGGGCGTTCCATTAGAAACTTCATGCCAGCAGACATTACCTTTTTCTCTTTGCTGGCTTTCCCTATCTTATCCATTTCTTGCCTCCAACGATAGATTTGTTCTCCCAAATCTACCTTAACCGGACAGACGTGTGAACAGGAAAGACAAAGAGAGCAGGCGGACAGATTATCAAAATATTCTGTAGCCGAATAAAGCATTCCCAGATTTATACCGATAGGACCGGGAATAAAGTAAGTATATGAGTAACCGCCACTACGACGATAAACAGGGCAAGTATTCATACAAGCACCACAACGGATGCAGTTCAGGGTTTTGATATGATCCGGTTGACCAAGAATCTTACTTCTTCCGTTATCTACTATAATGATATGGAATTCACCTCCTTCACGAGGTTTGCGGTAATGTGAAGTATAGGAAGTTACGGGTTGGCCGGTAGCCGAACGAGCCAGTAGACGGGTAAACACACCCAACGATTCCTGATCCGGTACAATCTTCTCCATTCCCATGATTGCAATATGAATTTTAGGACAGGAAGTACCCATATCCGCATTCCCTTCATTTGTACAAACCACAATATCTCCCGTGGATGCCACAGCAAAATTGGCCCCGGTCATTGAAGCCTCAGCATTCAGGAACTTATCACGCAGATGTTTACGTGCGGCACGAGTTAGATAAGTGGGATCAGAATTTCCTTTCTCGGTTCCTAATTTCTCTTCAAAAAGCTCACCTACCTGCTCACGCTTGATATGAATAGCCGGAAGAACGATGTGACTAGGAGGAACATCCATCAATTGAAGAATGCGTTCACCTAAATCTGTTTCCACAACTTCAATGCCTTTTTCTATCAG is part of the uncultured Bacteroides sp. genome and encodes:
- a CDS encoding LUD domain-containing protein, yielding MNSKELILESIRKHTQTKYEKPELSVDAITYPDKQAKFCEMLQFVGGEFLILKEGENLNEMIMRLNPEAKRIGSTLSYITCNTFNPDELENSTELNGTDLAIVEGVFGVAENGAVWMDQNVKHKALYFISEKLIIVLDKNKLVNNMHEAYRQMEIGQYGFGVFISGPSKTADIEQALVIGAHGPKGLMVILK
- a CDS encoding lactate utilization protein B: MSTKHSIAAAKFVANKKQAAWHNETLWMVRAKRDKMSKDIPEWEQLRDLACNIKLYSNSHLEELLQEFEKNATANGAIVHWAKDAKEHNEIVLGILRDHDVKHFVKSKSMLAEECELNPFLIEKGIEVVETDLGERILQLMDVPPSHIVLPAIHIKREQVGELFEEKLGTEKGNSDPTYLTRAARKHLRDKFLNAEASMTGANFAVASTGDIVVCTNEGNADMGTSCPKIHIAIMGMEKIVPDQESLGVFTRLLARSATGQPVTSYTSHYRKPREGGEFHIIIVDNGRSKILGQPDHIKTLNCIRCGACMNTCPVYRRSGGYSYTYFIPGPIGINLGMLYSATEYFDNLSACSLCLSCSHVCPVKVDLGEQIYRWRQEMDKIGKASKEKKVMSAGMKFLMERPILFNSALWMSPVVNVLPRFIKYNFLNEWGKGRELPEFAKESFNEMWKKNKVK